Part of the Amblyraja radiata isolate CabotCenter1 chromosome 9, sAmbRad1.1.pri, whole genome shotgun sequence genome, CTCTCGGGTGGTGAGTCTACCGTGCCGGGCTCGTCTGAGTGAACCGGCCGGTCTGACTTCCGTAGtgccttgcctccagcccgctgcagtTGTTTGAgctgtgctagcggcgctgggctcggctcggaatgctgtcggtgactgtggaccgcagcgtgtgcggtccatgtgctgccggtcgccccccactgctggaaccctcctggtccatcCTTGTTTCCTTGTTCATgttcctatttaaaaataaaacagaacaaggtttccaaaacaccatgtcctcagagtaagtttgcttacctggaggtccgttttcaaattgttgcgggagagctcgtactcccgtccgtcgctctgcactgcgtgagacgctatgtcgcgcatgcgtgctggacggggtcttcacgtagtcactcacgtgactccgaagtaaaattctcccgtgcctttcatccataGTACGTTTTAAATGCGGAAGAATGTACTACTCACGTGCCGTCGACAAtgcttcaagccatcagtggGAACGGTCTGTAAAGgccgctgaaattctgcctttacaccgtagactgcgtgcatgtgctgcGTTGCGCACTGCTCATACAcaccagcctactgcgcatgcgcaagtttcttggcgggattTTCAAAGATGGATAGTGATTACCTGAAGAGTTTCTCGAAGCAAACCTACGAGGAAAAgaccaaaataatttaaaatggcagaccaacgccggaccttaaagaacttcaacagcgcaaaggaacaaaaataattagaacatttaaaacagcTTGGTACAACAGGAAAGAGTGGCTATGTGGTTGTATTTCAACAAATAGGTTGTTTGTTTCCCGTGCCTGTTATTTTCAGTATCTAGTGGAACTGTATGGGTAGCAGGTGGATACAGTGATTTAAATAATTTGcctaatgtaggtatgttacaatacttaccttcagcggcgctgcaattctgccactggccgttttcgtgattttggcgcctttgagcggggggggggggggggggggggggggttaaaatgcggtttttttcctaccttgtcctggattatatttggttggagtgcaagcttttgctgaagaatcgttccgacggccgttctgagtcttttttttttaaatcgtccgACTAGTTCAGTGCTGGAGTCatttttaaatcagcttctaaagccgtcaacgccgacaacggggacggatttcatgtaggtgacaggtaaaagaaagacgtttatttttatgtataaaagtggtccttaagatgcctttagttcacattttaagttgcgaaacggtgatttagtccccatacgaaccggcatgcCGATATGGGGATCTAAATCACCGCAaatcgcaacgttccaaatgatcgcgttccataaaaacccactcgcaagatgatttaaatggccattaatttacaggtattaaacattaaattccttccatttggcctataaatccatgacaatgagatttaaaaattatgttatattctgaattcttgtgtgaatgttatttggacacttaggctatttaaaaatgttaatccattcttaagaaattgatagacgtttagatctagtaattgaattttgtaattagctacaattaggtaactaactaattatatgctttaagttCAAGTcaactaagtaagattgtttcatatttgtttcagaatgcttcaatctataataactgaaaatttattttagttctcttaatttttaagaaagttatggccatttgactgtcctcgatcacagcttttgtgttaagtcaatggaaaagcaatagggaacaagatgctaatttccgagtatgaaaatggccataacttttttaatactgatgatatgaaagtgaattaggtgacaaattaaacttctttttatgctttatctgatgggataaattacagacttgattttttaaatctcaaaattttgtaacattgctacctaatGCTTTAAACAAGCACGAGAGATCTGCTGCGCATTATGAAAGCCAAATAGCATTGAAGACATTTGGGTCTACACGGATCGACTTGCTCATAGATAAGCAGAAGCAACTTAGCATCGATATTCACAATGAAAAAGTTAAGGAGAACAGAGAGATACTAAAAAAGTTAATATGTGCTACTTGCTTTTTGATCAGACAAGAACTTGCTTTTCGCGATGATAATGAAAACAAAGAATCGCTAAATCGTGGAAACTATATTGAGTTACTGAAATATACAGCAAAATTTGATGAAAAATTGGCACATAATTTACAAAGTTCATCCATTTTTTTTGGCATTTCTAACAAGATACAAAATGACTTGATTGAAGCAGTAGGCACAGTTGTAGAAAATAATATTAAAGAAGAGATCGCAAAAGCcccattcattgccatagaagtggATGAATCCACTGTTATTTCAAATACAGCTCAGTGCTCTACAGTATTACGGTATATATTGGACTCTGAAATTAAAGAAGCATTCAAAGGCTTTGACAAACCTAAGGACAGAACTGCTACTAGTGTAACAGAATGCATATTCAATAACTTAGACAAATATACTTGTGCTGAGAAACTTGTAGCACAGACATACGATGGAGCAATGGTAATGGCATCAAACTTAAATGGTATTCAGGCTAAAGGAAGGGAAAAGGCACCGTCAGCTTTATTTACCCACTGCTGTGCTCATAAGTTGAATCTTGTTCTGTCTCAGTCAGCAAAATTCATACCTGAATGTACCGGCCTTTTCAAGACCATTGACGCTCTTGCCTCATTTTTTAGTCATTCTACAAAACAAACGCAGTTTCTTGATGAAATAATGCAGAAACGTATTCCAAAGGCAGCACCAACCAGATGGACTTCAAACTCAAAGCAAATTCTAACTATTTTGCAATATCATGGAGACCTCTGTAAACTTTTTGACAGCATTAACAGCAATCCTTTATTGTGGGATCCTGAAACTTTGGTGAGGAGCAATGGGTGTTATGCTTGGATAACAAAAGATTCTACATACTTTCTTCTCATGGTTTATAATTAAATTTTCATTAAAACTGACACTCTCTACAACATTTTGCGAACTAAAATGATAGATATTCCTTATTGCATTGAAAGAATCAATGAAACAATACATTCGCTTGAGGATGTGCGCCAATATTTTGATGACATTCATGAAAAGTTTGAAGAATATTGCAAAGAAAATGACCTGACTGAATCAAAATCTCGTTcaaaaagtccaattaaagaagaGAGAGCACGAATATTTGATCTGATATTGGTTGATATATTGAAGCATATGGAAGCAAGATACAGCGACTTCAAAAATTTACAATTCATTTCCTTAGTTGATGGAAACAAGTTTCAAAAACTTGCTTGTCAAATTGATCAGGAGGCAATAGAAAGTTTAGAAAGAAACTACGGTAACTTCTTTGATGTCATAAGACTGAAAGCGGATCTAGCTGGAATTTATAATGCACAAGTGTTTCGGGATAAATCATTTAAAGATTTATTTGTTTTTATATTTCAAAATGGACTGGAACAAACGTTCCCTGAAGCTGTGAAGCTGCTACAATTAATTTTAACAATTCCTGCTACAACAGTTTCTGTTGAGAGATCATGTTCAGCTTTGAAAAGAATTAAAAGCTTCACCAGGAATAGAATGTCCAATGAAAGGCTTTCATCACTTGCTTTAATTTCTATTGAAAAGGAAAGATTTACTCAGATGGAGCAAGTCCCACTGCTAATTTCTATGAAAAAGTTATGGATATTTTTGCtgcaaacaaagagagaagaatggattttgtgtacaaataatatggtaagtaaatttctttgagccATATGTTTTttaatactttattaagagataggaccgattgaagacaaattacttgataaaagtcgagagaacaatgtgcgcatgcgcggtttccacaatttaaaaaaaaatccgacTGACAGCTCACCGGGGGGAAAACaatccgcgcatgcgcagtttccacgattttttttaaagccgactcacAGTTTACGGGGGAGAGaataatctgcgcatgcgcggttttcaagatttttaaaagccactgcctaccctgactaattactcacggcacgtgcctggtgcaaggccaccaaattgaagtgcagtttcttaccacttcaagcagcgtgcaaggccaccaaattcaagtgcagtttcctaccacctcaagcagggtgcaaggccaccaaattcaagtgcagtttcatgcca contains:
- the LOC116976613 gene encoding uncharacterized protein LOC116976613, which encodes MRGLAWLTAAKKDLADCRGKARKLLISALKTGESRRREPLVTTSTSSGPVVCFPCLLFSVSSGTVWVAGGYSDLNNLPNALNKHERSAAHYESQIALKTFGSTRIDLLIDKQKQLSIDIHNEKVKENREILKKLICATCFLIRQELAFRDDNENKESLNRGNYIELLKYTAKFDEKLAHNLQSSSIFFGISNKIQNDLIEAVGTVVENNIKEEIAKAPFIAIEVDESTVISNTAQCSTVLRYILDSEIKEAFKGFDKPKDRTATSVTECIFNNLDKYTCAEKLVAQTYDGAMVMASNLNGIQAKGREKAPSALFTHCCAHKLNLVLSQSAKFIPECTGLFKTIDALASFFSHSTKQTQFLDEIMQKRIPKAAPTRWTSNSKQILTILQYHGDLCKLFDSINSNPLLWDPETLVRSNGCYAWITKDSTYFLLMVYN